A part of Streptomyces sp. NBC_01451 genomic DNA contains:
- a CDS encoding S1 family serine peptidase yields the protein MFGLAHAKKAAAVLTAVAAAAATALIAAPGAVAAPQPIVGGTTTTAATYPYVMQITDASQNQFCGGTLVSATKVVTAAHCMVDETTSSVRVVGGRTYRNGTNGTVSRVTKIWIHPSYTDATNGDDVAVLTLATSMPYTTASYVTSSQTGVYAAGTTARIIGWGTTSSNGSSSNQLRTATVPTVSNASCTSSYGSSYIASDMVCAGYTSGGVDTCQGDSGGPLMIGGVLAGITSWGEGCAEAGYPGVYTRLTTFSSLVATQVAS from the coding sequence ATGTTCGGGCTCGCCCATGCCAAGAAGGCCGCTGCCGTCCTGACGGCCGTCGCCGCCGCAGCCGCGACCGCGCTGATCGCCGCCCCCGGTGCAGTCGCCGCGCCCCAGCCCATCGTGGGCGGTACCACGACCACCGCTGCGACGTACCCCTACGTCATGCAGATCACGGACGCCTCGCAGAACCAGTTCTGCGGTGGCACCCTCGTCTCCGCCACCAAGGTCGTGACCGCGGCCCACTGTATGGTCGACGAGACGACGAGCAGCGTCAGAGTCGTCGGCGGCCGTACCTACCGCAACGGCACCAACGGCACCGTCAGCCGGGTCACCAAGATCTGGATCCACCCGAGCTACACCGACGCCACCAACGGCGACGACGTGGCCGTGCTGACCCTCGCGACCTCGATGCCGTACACCACCGCGTCGTACGTCACCTCGTCCCAGACCGGCGTGTACGCGGCCGGCACCACCGCCCGCATCATCGGCTGGGGCACCACCTCCTCCAACGGGAGCTCCTCCAACCAGCTGCGCACGGCGACCGTCCCGACGGTCTCGAACGCCAGCTGCACCAGCTCGTACGGCTCCAGCTACATCGCGAGCGACATGGTCTGCGCCGGATACACCTCCGGCGGCGTTGACACCTGCCAGGGCGACAGCGGCGGCCCGCTGATGATCGGCGGCGTCCTGGCAGGTATTACTTCCTGGGGCGAGGGCTGCGCGGAGGCCGGCTACCCCGGGGTCTACACCCGGCTGACCACCTTCTCCAGCCTGGTGGCGACGCAGGTCGCGTCGTAA
- a CDS encoding winged helix DNA-binding domain-containing protein, protein MENTANQNAANQNAAKRNAARTTPAAAPTTSPGPASATASATAAAAPVLGPRALNRATLARQLLLTRSRMSAQDALAHLLGLQAQNVKPPYYALAARLDGFAPEELSRLMADREAVRIVTMRSTIHTHTADDCLTLRPLVQPARDRELTYFRKGLVGVDLDRLAALARDLVEAEPRTMKQLREALLVEWPDADPQSLSVAARCRLPLVQVTPRGLWGRSGQVALTTAEHWLGRPAKEPSPHGTSADDTSALDTTVLRYLAAFGPASVKDMQTWAGLTRLRDAFERLRPRLLTFRDEHGTELFDLPDAPRPDPDTPAPPRFLPEFDNLLLSHADRTRVVPADLKGRTWTGNQAYCVLLVDGFLAGLWRLEDRTLTVEPFGELTKGARAAVVEEGERMLAALHGAAAYDIRFGPVVRERERERKHG, encoded by the coding sequence ATGGAGAACACGGCGAACCAGAACGCGGCGAACCAGAACGCGGCGAAGCGGAACGCGGCGAGGACGACCCCGGCAGCCGCCCCGACGACGAGCCCCGGGCCGGCCTCGGCAACCGCGTCCGCCACCGCTGCCGCGGCCCCCGTCCTCGGCCCGCGTGCCCTCAACCGCGCCACCCTCGCCCGGCAACTGCTTCTCACCCGGTCGCGGATGTCCGCCCAGGACGCCCTCGCGCACCTCCTGGGTCTCCAGGCGCAGAACGTGAAGCCCCCGTACTACGCCCTCGCCGCCCGCCTCGACGGGTTCGCCCCCGAGGAGCTGTCCCGGCTCATGGCGGACCGGGAAGCCGTCCGCATCGTCACCATGCGCTCGACCATCCACACCCACACCGCCGACGACTGCCTCACGCTCCGCCCGCTCGTCCAGCCCGCCCGGGACCGCGAACTCACCTACTTCCGCAAGGGACTTGTGGGCGTCGACCTGGACCGGCTCGCCGCCCTCGCGCGTGACCTCGTCGAGGCCGAACCGCGCACGATGAAGCAGCTGCGCGAGGCGCTCCTCGTCGAGTGGCCGGACGCCGACCCGCAGTCCCTGTCCGTCGCCGCCCGCTGCCGGCTCCCGCTGGTCCAGGTCACCCCGCGCGGCCTGTGGGGCCGCAGTGGCCAGGTCGCCCTCACCACCGCCGAGCACTGGCTCGGCCGACCGGCCAAGGAGCCGTCGCCGCACGGGACGTCGGCGGACGACACCTCGGCCCTGGACACGACAGTGCTCCGCTACCTCGCCGCCTTCGGTCCGGCCTCCGTGAAGGACATGCAGACCTGGGCCGGACTGACCCGGCTGCGCGACGCCTTCGAACGCCTCCGCCCGCGGCTGCTCACCTTCCGGGACGAGCACGGCACCGAGCTCTTCGACCTCCCCGACGCTCCCCGCCCCGACCCCGACACCCCGGCACCGCCGCGCTTCCTGCCCGAGTTCGACAACCTGCTCCTCTCGCACGCCGACCGCACCCGCGTGGTCCCCGCCGACCTCAAGGGCCGTACCTGGACGGGCAATCAGGCGTACTGCGTCCTGCTCGTCGACGGCTTCCTCGCGGGCCTGTGGCGCCTTGAGGACCGCACGCTCACCGTCGAGCCCTTCGGCGAACTCACAAAGGGCGCGCGGGCGGCGGTGGTCGAGGAGGGCGAGCGGATGCTCGCGGCGCTGCACGGGGCGGCGGCGTACGACATCCGGTTCGGCCCCGTCGTCCGGGAACGGGAACGGGAGCGGAAACATGGATAG
- a CDS encoding 2OG-Fe(II)-dependent halogenase WelO5 family protein, which translates to MTEQWGRIVVDVDRDTDIDGQDLVRRLVDGTVAVVVLRNLLPRSVFAENRERLAPVFGEASTTQYTNGSLTTIGPYLAKHLHEPDTYFAEARKANEFTESIGVDLGARTRRRLAEVLGLKRFDTEVEADGRGYSQQNVRIYADGIRTPLHNDNIMRDATGTGLALAGLRHQLSCVVCVQECESGGELRIHRKRWTDADDKYKIVGGLGYDEAVTEGAPAHEFKPRAGDVYLLNPTYYHSIEEVTGSDRITMGFFFGFYDDELAEVVSWI; encoded by the coding sequence GTGACTGAGCAATGGGGCCGCATCGTCGTCGACGTCGATCGCGACACGGACATCGACGGACAGGATCTGGTCAGACGTCTGGTGGACGGCACGGTGGCGGTGGTCGTGCTGCGGAATCTGCTGCCGCGGTCCGTGTTCGCGGAGAACCGGGAGCGACTGGCACCGGTCTTCGGCGAAGCGTCGACCACGCAGTACACCAACGGCAGTCTCACCACCATCGGCCCGTACCTGGCCAAGCACCTGCACGAGCCGGACACCTACTTCGCCGAGGCGCGGAAGGCCAACGAGTTCACCGAGTCCATCGGCGTCGATCTCGGCGCGCGGACCCGCCGACGGCTGGCGGAGGTGCTGGGCCTGAAGCGGTTCGACACCGAGGTCGAGGCCGACGGCCGTGGCTACTCGCAGCAGAACGTGCGGATCTACGCGGACGGCATCCGCACGCCGCTCCACAACGACAACATCATGCGCGACGCCACGGGCACCGGACTGGCCCTGGCCGGACTGCGGCACCAGCTCAGCTGCGTTGTGTGCGTCCAGGAGTGCGAGTCCGGCGGCGAACTGCGCATCCACCGCAAGCGGTGGACCGACGCGGACGACAAGTACAAGATCGTCGGCGGTCTCGGCTACGACGAGGCGGTGACGGAGGGCGCCCCGGCGCACGAGTTCAAGCCGCGGGCCGGTGACGTCTACCTGCTCAACCCCACCTACTACCACTCCATCGAGGAGGTCACCGGCTCCGACCGGATCACCATGGGCTTCTTCTTCGGCTTCTACGACGACGAACTCGCCGAAGTGGTCTCGTGGATCTGA
- a CDS encoding ATP-grasp domain-containing protein, with product MEATSAAPVVVVVDGYSNAGAFVGEFARLGVSALHVRGTAEFLPKMVPPDLSVYQDTFVCADADAVDALVERLGAYEPIAVIAGQEPGVPLADLLSERLGVATNGTARSAARRDKFTMIETVRAAGLHCAAQFVSPDPAEITGWARGHGRYPVVVKPRSSSSSDNVFVCRSEEQVAEAARAVLAGITMYDQRNTDVLVQSYLDGTEYIVDTVSANGHHTVCGVWRYDKNLLPSGRPVYDLDVLQDPDAPHVRELIAYVLRVLDALGIEHGPGHAEVIMTEAGPALVELGARLNGNMNTAHHDEFSGTNPARLNALAYTRPAEFAARYGGKVYAKRHEAVVHNVTTSREGLVTAIDDSVVDKIAALPTVREVVVRRPAGTRLVPTVDLMTSPLRVFHIGGSHAEILADHQVVGQLTDDVFRLAEPA from the coding sequence ATGGAAGCCACATCCGCCGCACCGGTGGTGGTCGTCGTCGACGGCTACTCCAACGCCGGTGCCTTCGTTGGTGAATTCGCCCGGCTCGGGGTCTCGGCGCTCCATGTGCGGGGCACGGCAGAGTTCCTGCCCAAGATGGTGCCGCCGGACCTGTCCGTGTATCAGGACACCTTCGTGTGCGCCGACGCGGACGCGGTGGACGCCCTGGTCGAGCGGCTGGGCGCCTACGAACCGATCGCGGTGATCGCCGGCCAGGAGCCCGGGGTTCCGCTGGCGGACCTGCTCAGCGAACGGCTGGGGGTGGCGACCAACGGCACCGCGAGATCCGCGGCCCGCCGGGACAAGTTCACCATGATCGAGACCGTGCGGGCGGCCGGTCTGCACTGTGCCGCACAGTTCGTCAGCCCGGACCCGGCGGAGATCACCGGCTGGGCCCGCGGGCACGGCCGCTACCCGGTGGTGGTGAAACCGCGCAGCTCCTCCTCTTCCGACAACGTGTTCGTCTGCCGGTCCGAGGAGCAGGTGGCCGAGGCCGCGCGGGCGGTGCTGGCCGGGATCACGATGTACGACCAGCGCAACACCGATGTCCTCGTCCAGTCCTATCTGGACGGCACGGAGTACATCGTGGACACCGTGAGCGCGAACGGGCACCACACGGTGTGCGGGGTCTGGCGCTACGACAAGAACCTGCTGCCTTCCGGCAGGCCGGTCTACGACCTGGACGTGCTGCAGGACCCGGACGCGCCGCACGTGCGTGAACTGATCGCCTACGTGCTGCGGGTGCTGGACGCGCTGGGCATCGAGCACGGGCCCGGCCACGCCGAAGTGATCATGACGGAGGCGGGTCCGGCGCTCGTGGAGCTGGGCGCCCGGCTGAACGGGAACATGAACACCGCCCACCACGACGAGTTCAGCGGTACCAACCCGGCCCGGCTCAACGCCCTGGCCTACACGCGGCCCGCCGAGTTCGCCGCCCGGTACGGCGGCAAGGTCTACGCCAAGCGCCACGAGGCGGTCGTACACAACGTCACCACCAGCCGCGAAGGCCTGGTGACCGCGATCGACGACTCGGTGGTCGACAAGATCGCCGCTCTGCCCACGGTCCGGGAGGTCGTGGTCCGGCGTCCGGCAGGGACCCGGCTGGTCCCCACCGTCGACCTGATGACCAGTCCGCTGCGCGTGTTCCACATCGGTGGTTCGCACGCCGAGATCCTCGCCGACCACCAGGTCGTCGGGCAGCTCACAGACGACGTTTTCCGGCTGGCCGAACCGGCCTGA
- a CDS encoding ATP-grasp domain-containing protein: MNDTPRSLLFWGGSAPMDLGRDVGTRLLRQAAAREVGTQVTVEFPDTPELSALAGSLHRTEVEDPAAAAAWARGQRFDVVLGVREQVQVALAEVARAVGAPGNPPAAVRTVREKDRCRQALREAGLPQPEFRLCEDLAAARAFLSGTTGPWIVKPRDASGSLGVSMVGEPGELAAAVAALPSRAEFVVEQFVEGPEYSVEGVFLRGEPRVLAVTEKKLLPPPNFVEAGHVLPADLPAELQTRFERAVTTALKALDLRFGIFHVELWSTADGPVLGEIHVRNGGDWIHLMLEYAIPGLELFGLVIDDALGRDTGSCVRTPSRAAAVRFLAPPPGRVSRVLGWDTVLEHPSVLRASLTVGPGDTVGEIRESYDRGGYIVVGAETPRQASELADRLAAQVHIVVDTGAEARS, encoded by the coding sequence ATGAATGACACGCCCAGATCTCTGCTGTTCTGGGGCGGCAGCGCACCGATGGACCTCGGGCGCGACGTCGGCACCCGGCTGCTCCGGCAGGCCGCCGCCCGCGAGGTCGGCACGCAGGTCACCGTCGAGTTCCCGGACACGCCCGAGCTGTCCGCACTCGCCGGCTCACTGCACCGGACCGAGGTCGAGGACCCGGCGGCGGCTGCGGCCTGGGCCAGGGGACAGCGGTTCGACGTCGTCCTCGGTGTCAGGGAACAGGTGCAGGTCGCCCTCGCCGAGGTGGCCCGGGCCGTGGGCGCACCCGGTAACCCGCCGGCTGCCGTACGCACCGTCCGCGAGAAGGACCGTTGCCGGCAGGCCCTGCGCGAAGCCGGGCTGCCGCAGCCGGAGTTCCGGCTGTGCGAGGACCTCGCCGCAGCCCGGGCGTTCCTGAGCGGCACGACCGGGCCGTGGATCGTCAAGCCGCGGGACGCCTCAGGCAGCCTCGGCGTCAGCATGGTCGGCGAACCCGGTGAGCTGGCCGCCGCCGTCGCCGCACTGCCGAGCCGCGCGGAGTTCGTCGTCGAGCAGTTCGTCGAGGGCCCCGAGTACAGCGTCGAAGGTGTGTTCCTGCGCGGCGAGCCCCGGGTGCTGGCCGTGACCGAGAAGAAGCTGCTGCCACCGCCGAACTTCGTGGAGGCCGGGCACGTACTGCCCGCCGACCTGCCCGCCGAGCTCCAGACGCGGTTCGAGCGGGCCGTGACCACCGCGCTGAAGGCACTGGACCTGCGGTTCGGCATCTTCCACGTCGAGCTGTGGTCCACCGCGGACGGTCCGGTGCTCGGCGAGATCCATGTGCGCAACGGCGGCGACTGGATCCACCTCATGCTCGAGTACGCGATCCCCGGACTTGAGCTCTTCGGTCTGGTGATCGACGACGCGCTCGGCAGGGACACCGGTTCATGTGTCCGGACGCCCTCCCGGGCGGCGGCCGTCCGGTTCCTCGCACCGCCGCCGGGCCGGGTGAGCCGGGTCCTCGGCTGGGACACGGTGCTGGAGCACCCGTCGGTGCTGCGCGCGAGTCTGACCGTGGGCCCGGGGGACACGGTCGGTGAGATCCGTGAGTCCTACGACCGTGGCGGATACATCGTGGTCGGCGCCGAGACCCCGCGGCAGGCGTCGGAGCTGGCCGACCGGCTGGCCGCGCAGGTCCACATCGTGGTGGACACCGGGGCAGAGGCCCGGTCGTGA
- a CDS encoding MFS transporter has translation MSRRAFTAWLSADHMAGNLGQYMILPLLGVFLTAQVGGTWIVGVGLFLYSASAGVSALLVNRWLPRFTIVGVMTGSTVLSALGFGLMPYSRSGAVQVLLIVLAGFGGSVHFLLSRVLVAEVVPDAVGRHKVYSALQIAVNTAAALGPFLAGLLYSTADPRLLLSSVAGCYLLAGLSLRFGIPKGLKPTATSSRWPVSRAVLRLVRADPWIRRTVAICLLGAFVYGQLYSAFALFVARDIDSALVRAALLGAPALAIVFLQSAVTAATGGLLAKGRHPFTMLVYGAVLFSASMVVLGVGLPVVAGAAVAVALFSGAEMLFTPMVSTAFAGLPVKSTLEAFNLRQISWTAGEAIGSLAGGTVFLALDRAGLAHGYWLGVALGTGALCYLLGRRLPQPGTTIGVTQESAA, from the coding sequence GTGAGCCGTAGAGCCTTCACCGCCTGGCTGTCCGCCGACCACATGGCCGGCAACCTCGGCCAGTACATGATCCTTCCGCTGCTGGGCGTCTTCCTGACCGCCCAGGTGGGTGGCACCTGGATCGTCGGCGTCGGGCTGTTCCTGTACAGCGCGTCGGCCGGGGTGTCCGCGCTCCTGGTGAACCGCTGGCTGCCCAGGTTCACCATCGTCGGCGTCATGACGGGCAGTACCGTGCTGTCCGCGCTGGGCTTCGGACTGATGCCCTACAGCCGCAGTGGGGCGGTCCAGGTCCTACTGATCGTGCTGGCCGGATTCGGCGGCAGCGTGCACTTCCTGCTGTCCAGGGTGCTGGTCGCCGAGGTGGTTCCCGACGCCGTCGGACGCCACAAGGTGTACTCGGCGCTGCAGATCGCGGTGAACACGGCGGCGGCGCTGGGTCCCTTCCTCGCCGGGCTGCTGTACTCGACGGCCGACCCCCGCTTGCTGCTGAGCAGCGTCGCCGGGTGCTACCTGCTCGCCGGGCTGTCGTTGCGGTTCGGCATCCCGAAAGGGCTGAAGCCCACCGCGACGTCCAGCCGGTGGCCGGTCAGCCGGGCCGTGCTGCGTCTGGTCCGGGCGGACCCGTGGATCCGCCGGACGGTGGCGATCTGCCTCCTCGGCGCCTTCGTCTACGGTCAGCTGTACTCCGCGTTCGCGCTGTTCGTGGCCCGGGACATCGACTCCGCGCTGGTGCGGGCCGCACTGCTGGGTGCGCCCGCCCTGGCCATCGTCTTCCTCCAGTCGGCGGTCACCGCCGCCACGGGCGGTCTGCTGGCCAAGGGCAGGCACCCGTTCACGATGCTGGTGTACGGGGCCGTCCTGTTCAGCGCCTCCATGGTGGTGCTGGGCGTCGGACTGCCGGTCGTGGCCGGCGCCGCAGTGGCGGTCGCGCTGTTCTCCGGCGCCGAGATGCTGTTCACCCCCATGGTGAGCACGGCGTTCGCCGGTCTCCCGGTCAAGTCCACGCTGGAGGCATTCAACCTGCGTCAGATCAGCTGGACCGCGGGGGAGGCGATCGGCTCGCTGGCCGGCGGCACCGTGTTCCTGGCGCTGGACCGGGCCGGTCTCGCCCACGGCTACTGGCTGGGCGTGGCGCTGGGCACCGGCGCCCTCTGCTACCTGCTCGGCCGCCGTCTCCCCCAGCCCGGCACAACCATCGGCGTGACCCAGGAATCGGCCGCATGA
- a CDS encoding class II glutamine amidotransferase yields the protein MCRLILASGQVAVADIAAAAVDMSCGRTADHDNPTKAHVHGWGAVWREPGHGLRSHTDVRPLAESLHDSPLPETKTDFLAIHVRNATLESQRGPRFTHPLTRDDGWYFMHNGYLPTAYQRLGLPASEFDSREYFDHLVPHGANSLDPETALGKLDSLPPGGNSGNAIAVHPAGAYLVHWSAPGVATPVFFAMRRLRLPGVEIIASEVVPGLAPAPSWEPLPANTVEHFSFPEGV from the coding sequence ATGTGCCGACTCATCCTCGCCTCCGGGCAAGTCGCCGTGGCGGACATCGCCGCGGCGGCGGTGGACATGAGCTGTGGCCGGACGGCCGATCACGACAACCCCACCAAGGCGCACGTACACGGGTGGGGCGCGGTCTGGCGGGAGCCGGGACACGGGCTGCGGTCGCACACCGATGTGCGGCCGCTGGCCGAGAGTCTCCACGATTCCCCGCTGCCGGAGACCAAGACCGACTTCCTCGCCATCCACGTACGCAACGCGACGCTGGAGTCCCAGCGCGGTCCCCGGTTCACCCATCCGTTGACCAGGGACGACGGCTGGTACTTCATGCACAACGGCTATCTGCCGACCGCGTACCAGCGGCTGGGGCTGCCCGCCTCGGAGTTCGACTCGCGGGAGTACTTCGACCACCTCGTCCCGCACGGCGCCAACAGCCTCGATCCGGAGACGGCACTGGGCAAGCTGGACTCGCTGCCGCCCGGCGGGAACTCCGGCAACGCCATCGCCGTGCATCCCGCGGGCGCGTACCTGGTGCACTGGAGTGCGCCCGGGGTGGCCACACCGGTGTTCTTCGCGATGCGGCGTCTGCGCCTGCCCGGAGTGGAGATCATCGCCTCCGAGGTGGTCCCGGGTCTCGCCCCGGCGCCGAGCTGGGAACCGCTGCCGGCCAACACGGTCGAGCACTTCTCGTTCCCCGAGGGTGTGTGA
- a CDS encoding glutamine synthetase family protein, giving the protein MPESDDRYRQVLRMIDAHDIELIRFLWVDHNGIVRGKAVTRRFLESRMESGIGLARSRQAANLMDIGQPVPGFNAVGEVRLVPDPSTFVALPHAPGSGAMLCDLVQLDGTSWDACPRTFLKSALAAAGDLDVVASFEPEFTLCDARPGPGSLSVLDDSLCFDNTGFDAANDYVVQLTRALQGQGIDVELYHPEFGAGQHEMTLRHGPALRAADLSVWQKVITRGLASARGMWATFAPTPGPGFRGNGNHLHLSMWKDRPGLGPVNMFADDADDLGLSETAYHFVGGVLRHLPGLLALTCASVNSYERLQPGMWSGAHACYGQDNREAAVRVPSRLRGSTAASTNIELKACDSTANPYLALGAVIYAGMDGITNRIDPGPQLAEDPNGLSDAERDALGLGLPRSLEEAVEALRRDDYLMDVLGPLRGQLYPAIKRADVEAVKEMGPELAFLTYATRY; this is encoded by the coding sequence ATGCCCGAGTCCGACGACCGGTACCGCCAGGTACTCCGGATGATCGACGCGCACGACATCGAACTGATCCGCTTCCTGTGGGTCGACCACAACGGCATCGTCCGGGGCAAGGCGGTGACCCGCCGGTTCCTGGAGTCCCGGATGGAGTCGGGCATCGGGCTGGCCAGGTCCCGGCAGGCGGCGAACCTCATGGACATCGGTCAGCCGGTGCCCGGCTTCAACGCCGTCGGCGAGGTGCGGCTGGTCCCCGACCCGAGCACCTTCGTCGCGCTTCCGCACGCCCCGGGGTCCGGGGCCATGCTCTGCGACCTGGTCCAGCTCGACGGCACGTCCTGGGACGCCTGCCCGCGCACCTTCCTGAAGTCCGCGCTGGCCGCGGCGGGTGACCTGGACGTCGTGGCCTCCTTCGAACCCGAGTTCACGCTGTGCGACGCCCGGCCGGGCCCCGGCTCGCTGAGCGTGCTGGACGACAGCCTGTGCTTCGACAACACCGGGTTCGACGCCGCCAACGACTACGTGGTCCAGCTGACCAGGGCCTTGCAGGGACAGGGCATCGACGTGGAGCTGTACCACCCGGAGTTCGGCGCCGGGCAGCACGAGATGACCCTGCGGCACGGTCCGGCGCTGAGGGCGGCCGACCTGTCGGTGTGGCAGAAGGTGATCACGAGAGGGCTGGCCTCGGCGAGGGGGATGTGGGCGACGTTCGCGCCCACTCCCGGTCCCGGTTTCCGGGGCAACGGAAACCACCTGCACCTGTCCATGTGGAAGGACCGGCCCGGCCTGGGCCCGGTGAACATGTTCGCCGACGACGCGGACGACCTGGGTCTGTCCGAGACGGCCTACCACTTCGTGGGCGGTGTGCTCCGGCATCTGCCCGGCCTGCTGGCGCTGACCTGCGCCAGCGTGAACAGCTACGAACGGCTCCAGCCGGGCATGTGGTCCGGCGCGCACGCCTGTTACGGCCAGGACAACCGGGAAGCGGCCGTACGGGTGCCGAGCAGGCTGCGCGGCAGTACGGCGGCGTCCACCAACATCGAGCTCAAGGCGTGCGACTCCACGGCCAACCCGTACCTGGCGCTGGGCGCGGTGATCTACGCGGGCATGGACGGCATCACCAACCGGATCGATCCGGGTCCGCAGCTCGCGGAGGACCCGAACGGGCTGTCCGACGCGGAGCGGGACGCCCTCGGTCTGGGGCTGCCCCGGTCCCTGGAGGAGGCGGTGGAGGCACTGCGCCGTGACGACTACCTGATGGACGTACTGGGTCCGCTGCGGGGACAGCTCTATCCCGCGATCAAGCGGGCCGACGTCGAGGCGGTCAAGGAGATGGGACCGGAGCTCGCCTTCCTGACGTACGCCACCCGGTACTGA
- a CDS encoding aminoglycoside phosphotransferase family protein: MHADEAETDADLVRRLLRAQFPQWAGLPVTRLASGGTVNAIYRLGEDLTVRLPLRPGGAEDIVREARLLPRLAPLLPLPIPEVVATGAPGEGYPMAWAVHRWLEGRNPVEGDLAGSKLVARDLAEFAVAFRKIGLPAGPPAHRGAPLIAEDREMREAIQALRRTDEPFDADEITAAWEEALAAPLWTGPACWTHSDLMPSNLLLRGDRVSAVIDFGTVGMGEPASDLIPAWNLLPASARQVYREAVDVDDATWARSRGWALSMAVIQLPYYRTTNPIISANARYVIREILGASA, from the coding sequence ATGCACGCGGACGAGGCGGAGACCGACGCGGACCTGGTGCGGCGCCTGCTGCGCGCCCAGTTCCCCCAGTGGGCGGGCCTGCCGGTCACCCGGCTCGCCTCCGGGGGCACGGTCAACGCGATCTACCGGCTCGGCGAGGACCTGACCGTCCGGCTGCCGCTGCGTCCCGGCGGCGCCGAGGACATCGTCAGGGAGGCACGGCTGCTCCCCCGGCTGGCGCCGCTGCTGCCACTGCCGATCCCGGAGGTGGTGGCGACCGGTGCCCCGGGCGAGGGATACCCCATGGCCTGGGCGGTGCACCGGTGGCTCGAAGGCCGCAACCCGGTCGAGGGCGACCTCGCCGGGAGCAAGCTCGTGGCCCGTGACCTCGCGGAGTTCGCCGTCGCCTTCCGCAAGATCGGTCTCCCCGCCGGTCCGCCCGCGCACCGGGGCGCACCGCTGATCGCCGAGGACCGTGAGATGCGGGAGGCGATCCAGGCGCTGCGCCGCACCGACGAGCCCTTCGACGCCGACGAGATCACCGCGGCCTGGGAGGAGGCGCTCGCGGCACCCCTGTGGACGGGCCCGGCCTGCTGGACGCACTCCGACCTCATGCCGAGCAATCTGCTGCTCAGGGGCGACCGCGTCTCTGCGGTCATCGACTTCGGCACCGTGGGCATGGGCGAACCGGCCAGCGACCTCATCCCGGCCTGGAACCTGCTGCCCGCCTCGGCGCGGCAGGTGTACCGCGAGGCGGTGGACGTGGACGACGCCACCTGGGCCCGCAGCCGGGGCTGGGCGCTGTCCATGGCGGTCATCCAGCTGCCGTACTACCGGACGACCAACCCGATCATCTCGGCCAACGCCCGGTACGTCATCCGGGAGATCCTCGGGGCCTCCGCGTAG
- a CDS encoding sugar phosphate isomerase/epimerase family protein — translation MTFRRIENRDLLATCWTWSGDAAPARGDESSPVDIHTRLKTVEAAGWKGVGFVHGDLAKITRDIGLRELRTLLDDHGIEKVELEFISNWWADGELRRASDAVRAALFAAAPILGVTTIKVGAELQSFGATGGVSRERFAESFDALATDAGRHGLRVAVEPMPMSNIRTIAEGADLVREVGNPHGGLVVDTWHIARGGTSYADMAEVLPMEHVFVVELDDADAEVVGSLWDDTIDRRRNPGDGDLDTAAFVAAIHDAGWRGHWGVEIISEELRALPVAEGVRRVHEATMATLDKAEGLPRVPVGAR, via the coding sequence ATGACCTTTCGAAGGATCGAGAACCGCGACCTGCTCGCCACGTGCTGGACGTGGTCGGGTGACGCGGCCCCGGCCCGGGGCGACGAGTCCAGCCCCGTGGACATCCACACCCGGCTCAAGACGGTGGAAGCCGCAGGCTGGAAGGGGGTCGGGTTCGTGCACGGCGACCTCGCGAAGATCACCCGCGATATCGGCCTGCGGGAACTGAGGACGCTGCTCGACGACCACGGGATCGAGAAGGTCGAGCTGGAGTTCATCAGCAACTGGTGGGCGGACGGAGAACTCCGCAGGGCGTCCGACGCGGTCAGGGCCGCCCTGTTCGCCGCCGCTCCCATCCTGGGCGTGACCACCATCAAGGTCGGCGCGGAGCTCCAGTCCTTCGGTGCCACGGGCGGTGTGAGCCGCGAACGGTTCGCCGAGTCCTTCGACGCCCTCGCCACGGACGCCGGCCGCCACGGTCTGCGCGTGGCGGTGGAGCCCATGCCGATGTCCAACATCCGTACGATCGCCGAGGGCGCGGATCTGGTGCGCGAAGTCGGCAATCCGCACGGCGGCCTCGTCGTCGACACCTGGCACATCGCCCGGGGCGGCACCTCGTACGCGGACATGGCCGAAGTGCTGCCGATGGAGCACGTCTTCGTCGTCGAACTCGACGACGCCGACGCCGAAGTCGTCGGCTCCCTGTGGGACGACACCATCGATCGGCGACGCAACCCCGGCGACGGTGACCTGGACACCGCCGCGTTCGTCGCCGCGATCCACGACGCGGGCTGGCGGGGGCACTGGGGGGTGGAGATCATCTCCGAGGAGCTGCGGGCCCTGCCCGTGGCGGAAGGGGTGCGCCGCGTCCACGAGGCGACCATGGCCACCCTGGACAAGGCCGAAGGCCTTCCGCGCGTCCCCGTCGGAGCGCGCTGA